The genomic segment GCTCAGTGCTTTCGCGTGGCAGAGTTGCCGCCGCGTCGCCGTCCTGCCCCGGAGCCAACACGGACAGCTTTGGCGACAGTCAGAACAACGGACAACGCTGGACCGACGCCTGGCATTCGTCTACGCGCAGTCCGTACCGTGCGGGTGGTCAGATGGGCGGCCAGCCGAGGCGTGCGTAGAAGCCGAGCATCCGACTCATGAGGGCGGTCCAGCCACCCGTCATCATCACGATCCCCATGACGACGAGGACAAGGCCGCCGGCGACTTCGATCCGGCGTGAGTGGTTCCGAAGCCAGTTGAGGCGTACCTTGCCCCGGGCCACTCCCACGGCGACCAGTAGGAACGGCACCCCCAGGCCGAGGGAGTAAGCCAGGAGCAGCAGTGTGCCTCGTGCCACGGTCGCGGTGCTGGCAGCCGTGGCCAGGATGGACGCGAGCGCCGGTCCAACGCACGGCGTCCAGCCGAACGCGAACGCGGCGCCGAGCGGCAAGGCTCCACCCGGCCCGCGGCTGAACCTGCTGAGATCGAACCGGAACTCGCGGTGCAGGAACGGAATCCTGAGCAGACCGGTCATGGCGAGCCCCATGATCACGATCAACGTGCCGCCGACCAGGTTGATCGTCCGTAGGTTCTGGGCCAGTAGCAGCCCCAGCGCGGACGATGTCGCGCCGAGTGCTGTGAACACCGCGGAGAAGCCGGCGACAAACAGCGAGGCTCCGAGCAACGCGCGACGGCGCGCGCCGGCAGTCAGGCGCCCGGCGTCCGTCTGCTCCCTCGACAGGCCTGCGACGTAGGAGATGTAACCGGGCAGTAGCGGGAGGGTGCACGGTGACGTGAACGAGATCAAGCCTGCCACCAGCGCCAGCGACGCCAGCGCGAAGAACTCCACGTACGTCGACCTCCGTTTCCTGCCTGTTGGGGCCCCGGTGGGTGGGTACGAGGATGCCCTCGTATCCTCCTACGAAAGATAGTAGACAGTACCGTGCTGAGCCTCGCGTCCGGCGGTCTCAGCGCTCATGCGAAGCAGGATCGATGCCGAAATTATTGACCGACGACGAGGCCGTCGTGTCGTTGGTGGACATCTCCGTCGACGTCGATCGTGTGCCGGTCCTGCGCGGGCTCGATCTGACCGTGCGCAGGGGTGAGTCCGTCGGATTCATCGGCGCGAACGGTTCTGGA from the Saccharomonospora azurea NA-128 genome contains:
- a CDS encoding cytochrome c biogenesis CcdA family protein is translated as MEFFALASLALVAGLISFTSPCTLPLLPGYISYVAGLSREQTDAGRLTAGARRRALLGASLFVAGFSAVFTALGATSSALGLLLAQNLRTINLVGGTLIVIMGLAMTGLLRIPFLHREFRFDLSRFSRGPGGALPLGAAFAFGWTPCVGPALASILATAASTATVARGTLLLLAYSLGLGVPFLLVAVGVARGKVRLNWLRNHSRRIEVAGGLVLVVMGIVMMTGGWTALMSRMLGFYARLGWPPI